In Myxococcus stipitatus, the following are encoded in one genomic region:
- a CDS encoding tetratricopeptide repeat protein: protein MTTRVKGRAETSPADDEFLQQLQRGGELLAANKVIESKEFLERAHQLQPRNEKAQNLLGLCYFKLGLFDRAAELYEMLVRDNPVDPTLRVNLGLVYLKTNALQRAVREFETATDLSPEHQKAQNYLGLALAQMGEYGRAREHFLLAGSDAMAEKMSRAIAGENFSRPTPAPTAPAARVEAPPPAPVREQAAPPSEELPEEEIRFAEDEGPSALTEGDGGPVLTATPEEVAPPADAGASVTPEPPRDAATVPTPVPLTKVQLTKVAARAAPVATALVLAKLAPAVVLEAERSKGPFVPGEGTFSIAVDGEMLTRLEGVVALQGQLVFQPEMKRFRGRATDKPFGEGPVRMVRARGKGVLHLEPAEHRVFLSVDLGEDSAYFRDENVFAFEEPVMFENGRVPSDIAPDLDLVHLRGQGQVLLSLPGPLRSVVVRPEAPVTVPLTHLVGWQGNLTPRVVSLLKSPSGETLRTAVELGGEGFALIALAVR from the coding sequence ATGACGACGCGCGTGAAGGGGCGGGCGGAGACGAGCCCCGCTGACGACGAATTCCTCCAGCAGCTCCAGCGCGGTGGCGAGCTGCTGGCCGCCAACAAGGTCATCGAGTCGAAGGAGTTCCTGGAGCGCGCCCACCAGCTCCAACCTCGCAACGAGAAAGCGCAGAACCTGCTCGGGCTCTGCTACTTCAAGCTGGGCCTGTTCGACCGCGCGGCCGAACTCTACGAGATGCTCGTGCGCGACAACCCGGTGGACCCGACGCTGAGGGTCAACCTGGGCCTGGTGTATCTGAAGACCAACGCGCTCCAGCGCGCGGTGCGTGAGTTCGAGACCGCCACGGACCTGTCGCCCGAGCACCAGAAGGCCCAGAACTACCTGGGCCTCGCGCTCGCGCAGATGGGCGAGTACGGCCGCGCGCGTGAGCACTTCCTGCTCGCGGGCAGCGACGCGATGGCCGAGAAGATGTCGCGCGCCATCGCCGGAGAGAACTTCTCGAGGCCCACGCCCGCGCCCACCGCGCCCGCGGCTCGCGTGGAGGCGCCGCCTCCCGCTCCGGTGCGGGAGCAGGCCGCGCCTCCTTCGGAGGAACTACCGGAGGAGGAGATTCGTTTCGCCGAGGACGAAGGCCCCAGCGCGCTGACCGAAGGCGACGGCGGGCCGGTGCTCACGGCGACCCCCGAGGAGGTGGCGCCGCCAGCGGACGCGGGTGCCTCCGTCACGCCCGAGCCCCCGCGCGACGCGGCCACGGTGCCAACGCCCGTGCCGTTGACGAAGGTGCAGCTCACGAAGGTCGCCGCGCGAGCCGCACCGGTCGCCACGGCGCTTGTCCTGGCGAAGCTCGCGCCCGCGGTGGTGCTGGAGGCGGAGCGCTCCAAGGGCCCCTTCGTCCCGGGCGAGGGGACGTTCAGCATCGCGGTGGACGGGGAGATGCTCACCCGATTGGAGGGGGTGGTGGCGCTCCAGGGCCAGCTCGTGTTCCAGCCGGAGATGAAGCGTTTCCGGGGCAGGGCGACGGACAAGCCCTTTGGTGAAGGACCGGTCCGGATGGTGCGGGCGCGCGGAAAAGGCGTGCTCCACCTGGAGCCGGCCGAGCACCGCGTGTTCCTCTCCGTGGACCTGGGTGAAGACTCCGCTTACTTCCGGGATGAGAACGTCTTCGCGTTCGAGGAGCCGGTGATGTTCGAGAACGGCCGGGTGCCGTCGGACATCGCGCCGGACCTGGACCTGGTCCACCTGCGCGGGCAGGGGCAGGTGCTGTTGAGCCTGCCTGGGCCCCTGCGCTCGGTGGTGGTGCGCCCGGAGGCCCCGGTGACGGTGCCGTTGACGCACCTGGTGGGCTGGCAGGGCAACCTCACGCCCCGCGTCGTGTCGCTGCTCAAATCCCCCTCCGGCGAGACCTTGCGCACCGCGGTGGAGCTGGGGGGCGAAGGTTTTGCCCTCATCGCCCTCGCGGTTCGCTAG
- the nadB gene encoding L-aspartate oxidase: protein MPHRFDFLVLGGGVAGLSFALQAARHGTVAVLTKRERGESNTAYAQGGIASVLAPTDSFDAHIEDTLIAGAGICHKDAVEVTVREGPARIRELVTLGAEFNRNTSGEFHLTREGGHSERRIIHAGDITGREVQRALLAKCDETPNITFFTNTAAIDLILDRRQPRSGANRCLGTYALLESGVIERFLARVTVLATGGAGKVYLYTSNPDVATGDGVAMAYRAGAQVANMEFYQFHPTCLYHPEAKSFLISEALRGEGGKLRLKGGQTFMERYHPLGALAPRDVVARAIDAEMKRTGDECVYLDMTHMGRAFLTERFPNIYATCKAFNIDMAVQPIPVVPAAHYQCGGVVTDLHGRTSVPGLYAIGEVSCTGLHGANRLASNSLLEGLVFGERAVAATVAEMASLSTPHEDPPEWDPGSAVESDESVVVTHNWDEIRRLMWNYVGIVRTDKRLMRARRRLELLREEIRDYYWRFKVTRDVIELRNIADVAMLIVDCASRRKESRGLHFTLDYPHTDDHHWLRDTILSREL from the coding sequence ATGCCCCATCGGTTCGACTTCCTCGTCCTGGGCGGCGGAGTTGCGGGCCTCTCGTTCGCCCTCCAGGCCGCTCGCCATGGCACCGTGGCCGTGCTGACCAAGCGCGAGCGAGGCGAGAGCAATACCGCCTACGCCCAGGGTGGCATCGCCAGCGTGCTCGCCCCCACCGACTCGTTCGATGCGCACATCGAGGACACCCTCATCGCGGGCGCGGGCATCTGCCACAAGGACGCGGTGGAAGTGACGGTGCGCGAGGGGCCCGCGCGCATTCGCGAGCTGGTGACGCTGGGCGCGGAGTTCAACCGAAACACCTCCGGCGAGTTCCACCTGACGCGAGAGGGCGGCCACTCCGAGCGGCGCATCATCCACGCCGGAGACATCACCGGCCGCGAGGTGCAGCGCGCCCTGCTGGCCAAGTGTGACGAGACGCCCAACATCACGTTCTTCACGAACACGGCCGCCATCGACCTCATCCTGGACCGGCGCCAGCCCCGCTCCGGCGCCAACCGGTGCCTGGGCACCTACGCACTCTTGGAGAGCGGGGTCATCGAGCGCTTCCTCGCGCGGGTGACGGTGCTGGCCACGGGCGGCGCGGGCAAGGTGTACCTGTACACGTCCAATCCGGACGTGGCCACGGGCGACGGCGTGGCCATGGCGTACCGCGCGGGCGCGCAGGTGGCGAACATGGAGTTCTACCAGTTCCACCCCACCTGCCTGTACCACCCGGAGGCCAAGAGCTTCCTCATCAGCGAGGCGCTGCGCGGCGAGGGTGGCAAGCTCCGGCTCAAGGGCGGGCAGACCTTCATGGAGCGCTATCACCCGCTGGGCGCGCTGGCCCCGCGCGACGTGGTGGCGCGCGCCATCGACGCGGAGATGAAGCGCACCGGCGACGAGTGCGTGTACCTGGACATGACACACATGGGCCGGGCCTTCCTCACGGAGCGTTTCCCCAACATCTACGCGACCTGCAAGGCGTTCAACATCGACATGGCCGTGCAGCCCATCCCCGTCGTCCCCGCGGCCCACTACCAGTGCGGCGGCGTGGTGACGGACCTGCACGGGCGCACGTCGGTGCCGGGCCTGTACGCCATCGGCGAGGTGTCCTGCACGGGGCTTCATGGCGCCAACCGGCTCGCGTCCAACTCGCTGTTGGAAGGACTGGTCTTCGGCGAGCGCGCGGTGGCGGCCACCGTGGCGGAGATGGCCTCGCTGTCCACGCCGCACGAGGACCCGCCGGAGTGGGACCCGGGCAGCGCGGTGGAGTCCGACGAGAGCGTCGTCGTCACCCACAACTGGGACGAGATTCGCCGGCTCATGTGGAACTACGTGGGCATCGTCCGCACGGACAAGCGGCTGATGCGCGCGCGCCGGCGGCTGGAGTTGTTGCGCGAGGAGATTCGCGACTACTACTGGCGCTTCAAGGTGACTCGCGACGTCATCGAGCTGCGCAACATCGCCGACGTGGCGATGCTCATCGTCGACTGCGCCAGTCGCCGCAAGGAGAGCCGCGGCCTGCACTTCACGCTCGACTATCCTCACACCGACGACCACCACTGGCTGCGTGACACCATCCTTTCCCGGGAGCTGTGA
- a CDS encoding ABC transporter permease has product MIRLVRELYQYRGLLLSLVQRELKARYRGSFLGFLWTFLNPTLHMMVYALLFTVVMRQNIPSFPYFMFVGLLPWLWFASSLGGGASAISDRRDLMTKVRFPAQVLPTTVVLTNLSNYLLSLPLMVGLGLFYGQTPTWHILAFPVVVAIQLVFTLALTYILAAINVTFRDLQHIVTNLLTMWFFMTPVLYPVSTIQDGPLRDVVMTLNPMSSLLVSYQAIFYEHRWPDPAPLALLAVFSVVLLWGASSIFESRREDFAESI; this is encoded by the coding sequence ATGATTCGCCTCGTCCGAGAACTCTACCAATACCGCGGACTGCTCCTGAGCCTCGTGCAGCGCGAGCTCAAGGCGCGCTACCGAGGGTCGTTCCTTGGGTTCCTCTGGACGTTCCTGAACCCCACGCTGCACATGATGGTGTACGCGCTGCTGTTCACCGTGGTGATGCGGCAGAACATCCCCAGCTTCCCGTACTTCATGTTCGTGGGGCTGCTGCCGTGGCTCTGGTTCGCCTCGTCCCTGGGCGGTGGCGCGAGCGCCATCAGCGACCGGCGCGACTTGATGACGAAGGTCCGGTTCCCGGCGCAGGTGTTGCCCACGACGGTGGTGTTGACGAACCTGAGCAACTACCTGCTGTCGTTGCCGCTGATGGTGGGACTGGGACTGTTCTACGGGCAGACGCCCACGTGGCACATCCTGGCGTTCCCCGTGGTGGTCGCCATCCAGCTCGTCTTCACCCTGGCGCTCACGTACATCCTGGCCGCCATCAACGTGACGTTCCGGGACCTGCAGCACATCGTCACCAACCTGCTGACGATGTGGTTCTTCATGACGCCGGTGCTGTACCCCGTCTCCACCATCCAGGACGGCCCGCTGCGCGATGTGGTGATGACCCTGAACCCGATGTCCAGCCTGCTCGTCTCCTACCAGGCAATCTTCTACGAGCACCGGTGGCCGGATCCGGCGCCCTTGGCGTTGTTGGCCGTCTTCTCGGTGGTGCTGCTGTGGGGCGCCTCGAGCATCTTTGAATCCCGCCGCGAAGACTTCGCGGAATCCATCTGA
- a CDS encoding bactofilin family protein — translation MANTVIGSSIVIDGEISGDEDLVIQGTVKGKISLKESLYVEGSGVVEADIETQNVEIGGKVTGNIVASDKVELKTDCRVVGDIKAPRILIADGASFKGNVDMDMKER, via the coding sequence ATGGCGAATACGGTCATCGGTTCGAGCATCGTCATCGACGGAGAGATTTCCGGAGACGAGGACCTGGTCATCCAGGGCACCGTGAAGGGGAAGATCTCCCTCAAGGAGAGCCTCTACGTGGAGGGCAGTGGCGTCGTCGAGGCGGACATCGAGACGCAGAACGTGGAGATTGGCGGGAAGGTGACGGGCAACATCGTCGCCAGCGACAAGGTGGAGCTGAAGACGGACTGCCGCGTGGTGGGCGACATCAAGGCGCCGCGCATCCTCATCGCCGACGGAGCCTCCTTCAAGGGCAACGTCGACATGGACATGAAGGAGCGCTGA
- a CDS encoding rhomboid family intramembrane serine protease translates to MSSGPRHILDAPGGGPEGHRGPSHSFGTPPPPQEPQPRPWVCYAIIAICVGVFALEELGMLPAFKEGKLPLGALYGPAVQAGQYWRLLAVAFEHGGILHLAFNMSVVVTLGFTLERGIGSLRFAGLSLVTALGSSAFSLLFDFDKTMVGASGMILGWAGAMIPIATRQGRRELGIWLVQVAVLSLLPGVSWSGHLGGFLFGLPCGVALRQGRRVYALALPIILFLTAVVALFAAHPERRGGF, encoded by the coding sequence ATGTCCTCTGGACCGCGACACATCCTCGACGCACCGGGCGGTGGGCCTGAAGGCCACCGCGGTCCGAGCCATTCGTTCGGCACCCCGCCACCGCCCCAGGAACCCCAGCCCCGGCCGTGGGTCTGCTACGCCATCATCGCCATCTGCGTCGGCGTGTTCGCGCTCGAGGAGCTCGGCATGCTCCCGGCGTTCAAGGAAGGCAAACTTCCCCTGGGTGCCCTGTACGGGCCCGCGGTGCAGGCCGGACAGTACTGGCGGCTTCTGGCCGTGGCCTTCGAACACGGAGGCATCCTCCACCTCGCCTTCAACATGTCCGTGGTGGTGACGCTGGGTTTCACGCTGGAGCGAGGCATCGGCAGCTTGCGCTTCGCGGGCCTGTCGCTCGTCACCGCGCTGGGCTCGTCCGCGTTCTCCCTGCTCTTCGACTTCGACAAGACGATGGTCGGAGCCTCGGGGATGATTCTGGGATGGGCGGGCGCCATGATTCCCATCGCCACCCGGCAGGGCCGGCGCGAGCTGGGCATCTGGTTGGTCCAGGTGGCCGTGCTCAGCCTCCTCCCGGGGGTGAGCTGGTCCGGACACCTGGGCGGGTTCCTCTTCGGCCTGCCGTGCGGGGTCGCGCTGCGGCAGGGGCGGCGTGTCTACGCGCTCGCACTGCCCATCATCCTCTTCCTCACAGCCGTGGTGGCGCTCTTCGCGGCCCACCCAGAACGACGTGGAGGCTTCTGA
- a CDS encoding alpha/beta hydrolase translates to MARIDEGYFTSRDGTRLFWKTHLPDSEPRAHVAVVHGYGDHFGRYQYVTDALVADGFAVHGFDYRGHGRAEGRRAYCEKWPHYVDDLEVFWERVRGAAGGRKTFALAHSHGGLMAAHWAGARTVEGLSGLVLSGPYFKLAITPPAVKVMAARAAGALVPWLGIASGLKVEDLTRDPEVQRATKEDPLYLSIATPRWFIESTKAQAEAMLLAPKIQVPLFVLCGAEDGVAAPAAARVFFETAGSADKKFKEYPGMKHEPLNEVGRGEVFRDISGWISAHL, encoded by the coding sequence ATGGCTCGCATCGACGAGGGCTATTTCACCAGCAGGGATGGGACGCGGCTTTTCTGGAAGACCCATCTCCCGGACTCCGAGCCGCGTGCGCACGTCGCGGTGGTGCACGGCTACGGCGACCACTTCGGACGCTACCAATACGTGACGGACGCCCTCGTGGCGGACGGTTTCGCGGTGCACGGCTTCGACTACCGGGGCCATGGCCGCGCCGAGGGCCGGCGCGCCTACTGCGAGAAGTGGCCGCACTACGTCGACGACCTGGAGGTCTTCTGGGAGCGCGTGCGTGGCGCGGCCGGCGGACGCAAGACGTTCGCCCTGGCCCACAGCCACGGTGGCCTCATGGCGGCGCACTGGGCGGGGGCTCGCACCGTGGAGGGCCTGTCCGGACTGGTGCTGTCGGGGCCGTACTTCAAGCTGGCCATCACGCCTCCAGCGGTGAAGGTGATGGCGGCGCGCGCGGCGGGAGCGCTGGTGCCGTGGCTGGGCATCGCCTCCGGCCTCAAGGTCGAGGACCTGACGCGCGACCCCGAAGTCCAGCGCGCCACGAAGGAAGACCCGCTCTATCTGTCCATCGCCACGCCTCGCTGGTTCATCGAGTCCACCAAGGCCCAGGCGGAGGCGATGCTGCTGGCGCCGAAGATTCAAGTCCCGCTGTTCGTGCTGTGTGGAGCGGAGGATGGGGTGGCGGCTCCGGCGGCGGCGCGGGTGTTCTTCGAGACGGCGGGCTCGGCGGACAAGAAGTTCAAGGAGTACCCGGGCATGAAGCACGAGCCGCTCAACGAGGTGGGGCGCGGCGAGGTGTTCCGGGATATCTCCGGCTGGATCTCCGCGCATCTCTGA
- the bacN gene encoding bactofilin BacN — protein MATGETGIIGKGIVIKGSLTGGGDLVIEGRVEGQIALKNHLTIESTGKVQADIRAEELTINGEASGNIDASTRVAINASAKVAGDIKAPRIVIEDGAVFNGSIEMDVRLPDDI, from the coding sequence ATGGCAACGGGTGAAACGGGCATCATCGGCAAGGGTATCGTCATCAAGGGAAGCCTCACGGGTGGTGGGGACCTTGTCATCGAGGGTCGGGTGGAGGGGCAGATTGCCCTGAAGAACCACCTCACCATCGAGAGCACCGGCAAGGTGCAGGCGGACATCCGAGCCGAGGAGTTGACCATCAACGGCGAGGCCAGTGGCAATATCGACGCCTCGACGCGCGTGGCCATCAACGCTTCGGCCAAGGTGGCTGGCGACATCAAGGCGCCGCGCATCGTCATCGAGGACGGCGCCGTGTTCAACGGCTCCATCGAGATGGACGTCCGGCTGCCGGACGATATCTGA
- a CDS encoding lytic transglycosylase domain-containing protein codes for MRAIPALLLTVLAFPLWAGASESIYRYVEKDGTIVYTNVPPTGSKAAKKMKGSFAQAPAKSAPVVGRSRTPPDLDPHIAAAALRYRIPTALVRAIMHAESNFNPNALSHKGASGLMQLMPGTASDMYVKDIFDERDNIEGGVRYLRVLANMFDGDMVKMIAAYNAGPDAVKRYGGKVPPYEETQGYVRKVLQLYYHYKERERPAEGGPREPNFQNDDAREGAGGDEPR; via the coding sequence ATGCGTGCCATTCCCGCGCTCCTCCTGACCGTGCTGGCCTTCCCGCTGTGGGCGGGAGCGTCCGAGTCCATCTACCGGTATGTGGAGAAGGACGGGACCATCGTCTACACGAACGTCCCGCCGACGGGCTCCAAGGCGGCGAAGAAGATGAAGGGCTCGTTCGCGCAGGCCCCCGCCAAGAGCGCGCCGGTGGTGGGGCGCTCGCGCACGCCGCCGGACCTGGACCCGCACATCGCCGCGGCGGCGCTGCGCTATCGCATCCCCACCGCGCTGGTGCGCGCCATCATGCATGCGGAGAGCAACTTCAATCCGAATGCGCTGAGCCACAAGGGGGCCAGCGGGTTGATGCAGCTCATGCCGGGGACGGCGTCGGACATGTATGTGAAGGACATCTTCGACGAACGGGACAACATCGAGGGCGGGGTGCGCTATCTGCGGGTGCTCGCCAACATGTTCGACGGCGACATGGTGAAGATGATTGCCGCCTACAACGCGGGCCCGGACGCGGTGAAGCGCTACGGCGGCAAGGTGCCCCCTTACGAAGAGACGCAGGGGTACGTCCGCAAGGTGCTCCAGCTCTACTACCACTACAAGGAGCGCGAGCGGCCCGCCGAGGGCGGTCCCCGCGAGCCCAACTTCCAGAATGACGACGCGCGTGAAGGGGCGGGCGGAGACGAGCCCCGCTGA
- the pgsA gene encoding CDP-diacylglycerol--glycerol-3-phosphate 3-phosphatidyltransferase, with translation MATDRASRKQRKREERARRRAERKPSVLVQEFWNLPNMLTLGRIFLIPPFVWLMYDADPLSSLLAGLVFAAAAITDVVDGYLARKWNLITVVGKFMDPLADKLIAMAALVMMVRLGRIAAWVVIVLLARELIVSGLRTIAASEGMVIAAGQEGKWKTSLQLVGIISLCVHYVHPLTLGSFSTPVDYNLVGKVLVYLSGAFSVWSAVVYFRAFLAMLAKRGDEAPVAKSV, from the coding sequence ATGGCCACGGACCGAGCGAGCCGGAAACAGCGCAAGCGGGAGGAGCGGGCGCGCCGACGCGCGGAGCGCAAGCCCAGCGTGTTGGTGCAGGAGTTCTGGAACCTCCCCAACATGCTCACGTTGGGGCGCATCTTCCTCATCCCCCCGTTCGTCTGGCTCATGTACGACGCGGACCCGCTGAGCTCCCTGCTCGCGGGCCTGGTCTTCGCCGCCGCCGCCATCACCGACGTGGTGGATGGTTACCTGGCGCGCAAGTGGAACCTCATCACCGTGGTCGGCAAGTTCATGGACCCGCTGGCCGACAAGCTCATCGCGATGGCCGCGCTGGTGATGATGGTTCGCCTGGGCCGCATCGCCGCATGGGTGGTCATCGTGCTCCTGGCGCGCGAGCTCATCGTCAGCGGGCTGCGCACCATCGCCGCGAGCGAAGGCATGGTCATCGCGGCGGGGCAGGAGGGGAAGTGGAAGACGTCCCTCCAGCTCGTCGGAATCATCTCGCTGTGCGTCCACTACGTGCACCCGCTCACGCTCGGCTCGTTCAGCACGCCGGTGGACTACAACCTCGTGGGCAAGGTGCTCGTCTACTTGTCCGGCGCGTTCTCCGTCTGGAGCGCGGTCGTCTACTTCCGAGCGTTCCTCGCGATGCTCGCGAAGCGTGGCGACGAGGCACCTGTCGCGAAAAGTGTTTGA
- a CDS encoding TIGR00730 family Rossman fold protein — translation MEVRSICVFCGSRPGNRPEYTEAAQQLGAELGRRGITLVYGGASVGLMGTVASAALAAGGKVVGVLPQFLGKRELAYLGLTEFIRVDSMHERKALMASRSDAFIALPGGFGTLDELFEITTWAQLGLHGKPMGLLDTRGFFQPLVALARHMAQEGFVPEEQAQPYAVSASPLELVDRMLAGPTLKVTEKWLKRPEQT, via the coding sequence ATGGAAGTACGCAGTATCTGTGTGTTCTGCGGTTCCCGGCCGGGCAATCGGCCCGAGTACACCGAAGCCGCCCAGCAGCTCGGCGCGGAGCTGGGCCGGAGGGGAATCACCCTCGTCTACGGCGGCGCCAGCGTGGGGTTGATGGGCACGGTGGCCTCCGCCGCGCTGGCCGCGGGCGGGAAGGTGGTGGGCGTGCTGCCCCAGTTCCTGGGCAAGCGCGAGCTCGCCTATCTGGGCCTCACGGAGTTCATCCGTGTGGACTCCATGCATGAGCGAAAAGCCCTCATGGCCTCGCGCTCGGATGCCTTCATCGCCCTGCCTGGCGGCTTCGGCACGCTGGATGAGCTGTTTGAAATCACCACCTGGGCGCAGCTCGGCCTGCACGGCAAGCCCATGGGTCTGCTGGACACACGCGGCTTCTTCCAACCGCTGGTGGCCCTCGCGCGGCACATGGCCCAGGAGGGCTTCGTTCCCGAGGAGCAGGCCCAGCCGTACGCGGTGAGCGCCTCTCCGTTGGAACTCGTGGACCGGATGCTGGCCGGCCCCACGCTCAAGGTGACGGAGAAGTGGTTGAAGCGGCCCGAGCAGACGTGA
- the bacP gene encoding bactofilin BacP, which translates to MATPKELSNDIVNNTVVGPSILISGRLTGDEDLTVRGRVEGELTLSRTLIVEPSGVVKANVAVKNAIVSGVVVGNINATESVELTREGRMVGDIHAPRVIIVDGASFRGRVDMGDVEPGRLPSERPVVARPTAVTRPVTTTTRPSAAPARPSTPTPPRPPPPPAATRPSAPAPTTPARPASKPLPPPPPPRVESRPAAPPVEQTTSAEPPTPFSVGAGAKKKVVVKKKTR; encoded by the coding sequence GTGGCCACCCCGAAGGAGCTGAGCAACGATATCGTCAACAACACCGTGGTGGGGCCTTCCATCCTCATCAGCGGCCGGTTGACGGGCGATGAGGACCTCACGGTCCGAGGCCGCGTGGAGGGCGAGCTGACGCTCAGCCGTACCCTCATCGTGGAGCCGTCGGGCGTGGTGAAGGCCAACGTCGCGGTGAAGAACGCCATCGTCAGTGGCGTGGTGGTGGGCAACATCAACGCCACGGAGAGCGTGGAGCTGACCCGCGAAGGACGCATGGTGGGCGACATCCACGCCCCGCGCGTCATCATCGTGGACGGCGCCAGCTTCCGAGGCCGCGTGGACATGGGCGATGTGGAGCCTGGCCGTCTGCCGTCGGAGCGCCCGGTGGTGGCGCGTCCCACCGCGGTGACGCGTCCGGTGACGACCACCACGCGCCCCAGCGCCGCGCCCGCGCGTCCTTCCACGCCGACTCCGCCGCGCCCGCCGCCGCCTCCCGCGGCCACGCGCCCGTCGGCACCGGCGCCCACGACTCCCGCCCGCCCCGCGAGCAAGCCGCTGCCGCCGCCTCCGCCCCCTCGGGTTGAGTCGCGTCCGGCCGCCCCGCCCGTGGAGCAGACGACTTCTGCCGAGCCGCCAACGCCCTTCTCAGTGGGTGCTGGCGCCAAGAAGAAGGTCGTGGTGAAGAAGAAGACCCGCTAG
- a CDS encoding ParB/RepB/Spo0J family partition protein, with product MPGSPEGGSSSAPEAISARGDGGSDVAAQGEPSFAALARVDGGGGEPGSSTPASADAGGVSPEGGSVESHGVAAEGAPGAGEPERTMESPVGASEESQVKSPSESGDSGGEPKPEARTEDAPAAEVRADDAPSTQAAASPEAALSESEALSAPESHSDAAESDDDEEPGLEMLAAPEQRLAGRVVTVLLPLDRLEDDTGHRLRPEGDVSGLATDIARLGQLFPVDVRPRGGERYQLVCGFRRVAALRFLKRDAVQARVHTDLSDEDALLMSLAEAIHATPVEPEVLEAKREQLESEGRLSAAVADMLAKALATEDGLAPEGVEEEIDADELAADVSQRLGAINQDLSLLADVFNSLDESRRAELLMQLRYSSELVAYLEGL from the coding sequence ATGCCGGGGTCTCCGGAGGGTGGCTCGTCGTCGGCGCCCGAGGCGATTTCGGCGCGGGGCGACGGTGGCTCTGATGTCGCCGCGCAGGGCGAGCCCTCGTTCGCGGCACTCGCGCGAGTCGATGGTGGGGGAGGGGAGCCGGGCTCCTCGACTCCCGCCTCGGCGGACGCGGGCGGCGTGTCGCCAGAGGGAGGCTCGGTGGAGTCTCACGGAGTCGCCGCGGAAGGGGCGCCCGGCGCGGGCGAGCCCGAGCGGACCATGGAGTCGCCGGTGGGTGCGTCGGAAGAGTCCCAGGTGAAGTCCCCCTCGGAGTCCGGTGACTCCGGCGGGGAGCCGAAGCCCGAGGCGCGGACCGAGGATGCTCCCGCTGCGGAGGTTCGGGCGGATGACGCGCCGTCGACGCAAGCAGCGGCGTCGCCGGAGGCCGCGCTCTCCGAGTCCGAGGCTTTGTCGGCGCCCGAGTCTCATTCAGACGCTGCTGAGTCCGATGACGACGAGGAGCCGGGGCTGGAGATGCTGGCCGCTCCGGAGCAGCGGCTCGCGGGTCGCGTGGTGACGGTGTTGTTGCCGTTGGACCGGCTCGAGGACGACACGGGCCATCGCCTCCGTCCGGAGGGAGACGTGTCCGGGCTGGCGACGGACATCGCCCGGCTGGGGCAGTTGTTCCCGGTGGACGTGCGGCCCCGGGGCGGTGAGCGCTACCAACTGGTGTGCGGTTTCCGTCGCGTGGCGGCGCTGCGCTTCCTCAAGCGGGACGCGGTGCAGGCGCGTGTCCACACGGACCTGTCCGACGAGGACGCGCTCCTCATGTCGCTGGCGGAGGCCATCCACGCCACGCCCGTCGAGCCCGAGGTGCTGGAGGCCAAGCGCGAGCAACTGGAGTCCGAGGGGCGCCTGAGCGCCGCCGTGGCGGACATGCTCGCCAAGGCGCTCGCGACCGAGGACGGGCTGGCGCCCGAGGGCGTGGAGGAGGAGATCGACGCGGACGAACTGGCGGCGGATGTCTCGCAGCGGCTGGGGGCCATCAACCAGGACCTCTCGCTGTTGGCGGACGTCTTCAATTCGCTGGATGAGTCGCGCCGCGCGGAGTTGTTGATGCAGCTTCGGTATTCGTCGGAGCTGGTCGCGTACCTGGAGGGACTGTAG
- the pyrE gene encoding orotate phosphoribosyltransferase — translation MLTDTLARDKARLLELLTQRSFERRRVVLSSGKESDFYIDCKRTALLAEGHFLIGRLFLDAIRREAPEAVGAGGLTLGADPLASAVSLTGYLSGYPLSAFIVRKEPKGHGTGQWIEGLSGLGTGAKVAIVEDVVTTGGSTIKAIERAQSEGLTVLGAFALVDRMEGGREAVEAAGHRLFTLFTRKDFIP, via the coding sequence GTGCTCACCGATACCCTGGCCCGCGACAAGGCCCGCCTGTTGGAGTTGCTCACGCAGCGCTCCTTCGAGCGTCGCCGAGTGGTGCTCTCGTCCGGCAAGGAGTCGGACTTCTACATCGACTGCAAGCGCACGGCGCTCCTGGCCGAGGGGCACTTCCTCATCGGCCGCCTGTTCCTGGACGCCATCCGCCGGGAGGCTCCCGAGGCGGTGGGCGCGGGAGGTCTGACGCTGGGCGCGGATCCGCTGGCGTCGGCCGTGAGCCTCACCGGCTACCTGTCCGGGTATCCGCTGTCGGCCTTCATCGTCCGCAAGGAGCCCAAGGGCCACGGCACCGGCCAGTGGATTGAAGGGCTCAGCGGGTTGGGCACGGGCGCGAAGGTGGCCATCGTCGAGGACGTGGTGACGACGGGTGGCTCCACCATCAAGGCCATCGAGCGGGCCCAGTCGGAGGGCCTCACGGTGCTGGGCGCCTTCGCCCTGGTGGACCGGATGGAGGGCGGACGCGAAGCGGTGGAGGCCGCGGGCCACCGGCTCTTCACGCTGTTCACCCGCAAGGACTTCATTCCGTGA